From one Lotus japonicus ecotype B-129 chromosome 3, LjGifu_v1.2 genomic stretch:
- the LOC130744424 gene encoding protein FAR1-RELATED SEQUENCE 7-like, with product MANSTEISYGGTECLNGNSDQSGSLKDVDKMSEDLDELNVEDKNGEDCSVDFEYEEETHIDGTDATIDINNEDDILMIDLKNLCPDKVSMLSFISLDIAYLFYTWYGRVNGFSVRRSSILRSKTSHEVLQQTFVCSREGKRRLSCLTMEDRKRRAKNETRLGCEPKFRVHIHIVTRRWYVTIFAFAHNHELLDGLSCGMLPPYRKMNESDVVQMNNMRMAGIGAHDIFSSFAMQSGGYENVGFRQKAIYNQVGEQRAEHESDGVAALKVNHHQQTIVFASAIVGNEKEETYVWLLQRLMEVIKDKTPTSVITDGDIPMKNAIKVVLPQSHHRLCAWHLCWNATSNLHNPEFTAAFNHYMFAGYYDIGTWKKKWTEMVDKFELHENG from the exons ATGGCAAACTCAACCGAGATAAGCTATGGTGGGACAGAATGCTTGAATGGAAACAGTGATCAGAGTGGCTCGTTGAAAGATGTTGATAAAATGTCAGAG GATTTGGATGAGTTGAATGTGGAAGATAAAAATGGAGAAGACTGTAGTGTGGACTTTGAGTACGAAGAAGAAACCCATATTGATGGTACTGATGCAACAATAGATATCAACAATGAAGATGACATCCTAATGATTGATCTTAAGAATTTATGTCCAGACAAAGTCTCAATGCTAAGCTTCATTAGCTTGGATATTGCTTATTTATTCTATACTTGGTATGGAAGGGTAAATGGGTTCTCAGTTCGTAGAAGCAGTATTCTGCGGAGCAAAACAAGTCATGAAGTACTGCAACAGACCTTTGTGTGCTCTAGGGAAGGGAAACGTCGACTCAGCTGCTTAACCATGGAAGACCGAAAGCGACGGGCAAAAAATGAGACAAGGCTAGGATGTGAACCCAAGTTCAGAGTCCACATCCATATTGTTACTCGACGTTGGTATGTGACTATTTTTGCATTTGCACATAATCATGAACTTTTGGATGGACTATCTTGTGGAATGTTGCCTCCTTATAGGAAAATGAATGAGTCTGATGTTGTGCAAATGAATAACATGAGGATGGCTGGTATAGGTGCACATGATATTTTTAGTTCGTTTGCAATGCAGTCAGGTGGTTATGAGAATGTTGGTTTTCGACAGAAAGCCATTTATaatcaagtaggagaacagagGGCAGAACATGAATCTGATGGTGTGGCCGCATTGAA GGTTAATCATCATCAACAAACCATTGTGTTTGCTTCTGCCATTGTTGGGAATGAAAAGGAAGAGACGTATGTTTGGTTACTCCAAAGACTAATGGAAGTTATAAAAGACAAGACACCTACGTCAGTCATCACAGATGGGGATATTCCAATGAAGAATGCAATAAAGGTTGTGCTACCTCAATCCCATCACAGACTTTGTGCTTGGCATTTGTGTTGGAATGCAACCTCAAACTTGCATAATCCTGAATTTACTGCTGCTTTCAACCATTACATGTTTGCTGGGTATTATGACATAGGgacatggaaaaaaaaatggacAGAGATGGTGGATAAGTTTGAGTTGCATGAAAATGGATGA